Below is a window of Fimbriimonadaceae bacterium DNA.
CAACCCTTTACCGCGCGTCCGATGTAGTGATTGCCGCCAGCCTCAAAGCCGGATTCAGCATGAGCGCGCTCGAAGCGATGAGCCTCGGGGTGCCCGTTCTGGCCCGAAACCGACAAGGACTTATCGAACTCTTTGATCGCGAGATTTCTGGCTTTTATTTCGAGAGCGACGACGAACTCAGCCGGACTATCGTAGACCTGCTGGAGATGCCACTCACCCTCGAATCGGTCGGGCGAGCAGGCCGAATTCGTGCGATGGACCGCTACAGCCTCGAACAGTGTGCCAATCAAGTCGTCGAACTGTATAGAACTATCCTCAGAGTGAACTCAGAATGAACTTACTTACCCTTTGCATCTGGATCGCCTTCTCCCAAGCAGGCGGTCAACTTCCCGCCAAGTATCAACCCAGCCTCCCCGAACCCACCAAAGTTGTCGCCCGCGTCGATGGAAAAGACATCACCGCTGGCGAACTCATGCCGTTACTCTGGGACTGGCGCGCAAACGAAGTTCTCGAAGATGTGATCCAGCTGCGTCTGATCAAAATTCAGGCCGAAAAGCTCCAGGTGACCGTAAGTCAAGAAGAGATCGAGTCCTCACTCGCAAAGCAACTCGAATCTGTCAAAGCCAACCTTCAACCTGGGCAAGACCTTGAGGCATACATTCGCGAACAAGGCTTCCCCCGATCCCGCCTCTATCTCCGACTCCATGCCGAACTCCTACTCGACAAGATCGTGCTCAAGAGCTTCGACCCCAATCGCTACGTCGAAATATCCACCATCATCGTGCGCCCAAAGTCCGAGGCCGCCAGCGATCTTGCCGAGGCGATCAAGAAGGCTCAAGAAGCCTACGATCTCCTCAAGAACGGCTCAAAGTGGGAGGACGTGCTCAAGCGATACGCCAATGAGCCAGAAGCGCTCACCGCAAACGGAAGGCTTGGCTGGCGGATGATGGGCGTCTTTCCAAAGCCCGTCCAAGAAGACCTCATCAATATCAAAGCTGGCGACTACACCCGGCCCGCTCAAACTCAGAACGGCATCCAAATTTTCCGTCTTGATCGACGAGGCAAAGACGCCACTGGAGCAGAGCTTGAGGACCTCAAAAACCAACATCGAAGCGAAGCCCGCGCGACGATCCTTGAGCAGATCCGAAAGGATACGAAGATCGAGAGAATGCTGGGTTCAGGAACCGGCCTTTATTGACGAAATTTAGTCAAATCTTCTAAGAAATACCGGTTTCCACGCACGGGTACTTCCCAACCGAACGTCGATCCATTATCATAGCGTCAGATTGAAGAGCGGTTTGAAACCGCTCGGGGGGATCGGGCCGGTGGGATGGACCCCGAACTCACCCAAAACGTGTGTGGACCAGGAGGAATGATGGGTACTGCCTATCCTTGCGGGCGTAAGAGCCTGTTTCGTCTTTCGTTGTTTGTAATTCTGTTCAGCCTGTTTTGCTGCTCGTTTGCGGCGAATCGGCACCCCCAAGTTCCGCTCGACGTCCGCGTCGAGCTTAAAAACGGACGCCAGTCCGACGACGTGGCGCGAATGCTCGCCGAGGGCATCGGCTCAGTCAGCCACAAAGCTTCGGCGGGCGTCTATCACATTCGTCTGTATTCGAACATGCCTCTTGCCGACGCAATTACGCGTCTCGAAAAACGGCCCAGCGTCGCCCGAGTAAGCGCCCTTGCGCCAAAAATGCCCGGCAACATCCTCCGCGAAGGCGATGTCACACGCATCGAAGCGATCGTCGATGGATTTAAGCAGGCTTATTCGGAATACAAGCACGCCACCGGACGGCCCGACGAAGAGGAAGAATCTGGCGAAGAGACAGAAGAAGACGCCGCCCTCGACTTCCTTCAAGGGTATCTGCAGCACATGCAGATCCGCGCCTATCCCTTCAAGCGCGTCGATTGGACCGGCCTGCAAAGCGCCATCAGCGAGCGGATGGAACGCTTGGAGGCGACCGACCCGAAAATGTACACACCCCAGTCGATAGGCTGGGAGTTCATCGGCCCGACCAACCTTGCCGTCCCCTACCGCCAATACTACGGCAACGGCCCCTGCAATGGCCGCGTCAATTCGATCTGCTATGCTCCCCCGCCCACAGGTGGAGCCAACCCCACGATCTACATTGGAGCCCCCCTCGGCGGCGTCTGGCGAACTGAAAACAACGGATCGACCTGGGAAGCCCTCTCGAATAACTGGCCGTGGCAATCCGTCGGCGCGATAGCCGTTAGCCCCGCCGATCCAAACCTCCTTCTTGTCGGAACGGGCGACTATTTCGGCTTCGATTGGCCCGGTTTTGGCGTCATGCGATCCACAAACCGTGGAGCCACATGGACCCAAGTGGGCTCAGGAACGTCAGGCACGGGGCGGTTCAGCTCAATTACATTCGATCCCGACAATCCCAACAACGTGATCGCATCGGCAACCAACGGAATTTTCCGCTCAACGAACGCCGGTGCAACCTGGACCATCGTCGCCTCCGGCGATTACTCCAGCGTTAGCTACGGAATCTCCTCGGGCGGTTCGCGTACATGGTACGCAACTCGCCCCAACGCCCCAACAGTTTGGAAATCGACGAACAGCGGCGCGTCTTGGACCTCCATGACCGATCCCATCGTCAGCCCCAGCAACCGACCCGCCATCGCCGCATCCAAGGTCACTGCCGGAACCCTCTATCTTCTGGACACGACGAACAGAAAGGTATTCAAGAGCACAACCGACGGCGCATCCTGGACCGACGTCAGCGCCGGATTCCCCAACGGCTCAAGCAACTACAACTGGAGCCAGGCTTGGTACGACTACCACATCAACACCTCCTCGAACGGGGCCACCGATGTGATCTACATCGGCCTCATCGACATCGTACAGTCCAAAGATGGCGGCGCAACCTGGCGAAACATGGGTGGCTCCAACTGGACCGCCACCTACACCAGCACCGCAATCACGCACAACGATCAACATTGCTGGGCCGTGAACCCGAATAATCCCAACGAAATGATGGTCGGCAACGACGGCGGCATCTACAAAGCCGTCTTCAACTCAGCCGCCGACACCATTACGTGGACGTTCATGAGCGCCAACCTTGGCATCACCCAGTTCTACTCCATCGCGACCCACCCTACCGACCCCGATCACATCGCCGGTGGAACCCAAGACAACGCAACGCCACACTCCAGAGGCAACCTCTCAAGCTGGAGCAACCCCGGAGCGGGCGACGGCGCGGGCACGGTCATCAACCAAAGCAATCCGCTTAACCAATACATCAGCTGGCAGTATCACGGGATCTACCGAACCAACAACGCTTGGTCCTCAAGATCGACCATCACGCCGACCTTGACCGGACAGTCCAAACCGTTCATCGGCAGGCTCTATCTCGACGCGAACAATCCGCGTTATCTCTACATCAACACCAACTTCTTCAACCGATACGATTCAACAACCAGCGCTTGGACAGTTGCCATCAGCAACTTCAACTTTGGTTCCATCTTCGAAGGGTTTGAAGTCGCCCCCGGCGATAGCAACACGCTCTATGCCGGAACCCGCAACGGAGCGATGTTCAAGAGCACGAACTGGGGTACCAACTGGACGCAGATCAACCCCGCTGGCTCTGGCCTGCCAAATCGCACGATCACCTCGGTAAGCGTCAACCCCACCAACAAGAACGACATCATAGTCGGGCTCTCCGGCTCGGGTGCTGCTCACCTGTGGCGTTGCACAAACACAACGGTCGCTGTCCCGATCTTCACCAGTGTCAGCGGCTCTGGAGCCACCGGCCTTCCCGACGTTTCCCTAAATACCATCGTCCGCGATCCTGACGATCCCCAGATGACATGGTACGTCGGCACCGATATCGGCGTGTTCCGAACCACCAACGCGGGAGCAACCTGGACCGACATCTCGCTCGGCAACGGCATGCCCCCCGTGATCGTCAGCGAGTTGAGCATCCAAAAGCAAACCGGATACCTCACTGCGGCAACCTACGGACGCGGCATGTATCGCCTTCTCGTTGGCGGAAATGCCACCGTGAGCACAGTCACCTTCTCGCCAAGCTCTGTCCTGGGCGGAAACAGCTCCATCGGAACTGTGACGCTTACAAGCCAAGCCCCATTCGGCGGCGCGGTCGTCTCGCTTACCAGCGGCTCGGGAGCCGTCACGGTACCAGCAACGGTAACTGTTCCCGAGGGCTCCGTCTCCGCGACGTTCACCGCCAATACAACCCCCGTCGGTGCGGTTACGAACGCATCCGTCACCGCGAGCTATCACGCCTCGCAAGCCTCCGGCAACCTGCAAGTTCTCCCCGAGTGGTACTACGGCGCGCCCGACCAGGTCTCTACGCTGAACCTGACGAACGTCACGGGTGGCGTAAGCAGCGTCGCCGCGTCAGACAACGACTACTACGCAGGCGATTCGACCAACGTATCGAAGTCGTCTCAGTTCTACTTCGCCACCCAAGCCCCGACGACGAACCCGACAGAACTCAAGTTTGAGCTTGAGATCAAGGCGGGCGCTCAAGGACTCCCGTACAGCATCATGATGTTCGACTATGTGTCCAACAGCTATGTCAAGGTGGGTGGAAGCACAACAACCCTCAACGATACGCTCGTGACGCTGAACGTGCCCAACCCAGGCCGATACATCAGCCCGACGAACCGAATGGAGGTCAGGATCGTGGTCAGCACCGCCATCCGTTCAACCCCCGTCTGGCGTCTCAGTGTCGACTGGGTCCGCTGGGGGCTGAAAAAGTAACCGAGCGAATCTCAAAAAAATCTGAAGTTAAGCAGCCGACCTCAAGGGGAGGAATCCGCCTCTCCCTTGAGGTCAGCACCACATAACTACGCAAGGATGGATGAGATTGTGAACGCAGTGAACAGCCCGAGAGCCATTCCAATCTCCAATCCACAATCCACAATCCACAATCTACAATCTACAATCTACAATCTACAATCCCCGCGCGACGGGAATCGAGCGGATTTCGTTCGACTCCCGTCCCGTTTTATCCACAATTCTGCCGGGCAGGTCCTGGGTTCGGGCCTAAGCTGTGGTAAAGTCTAAGCGTAGGAGTCACCACGGACTGGTGGAAACGGAGGTCGGGATAAGGAAGTCCCCTCCCACTCTTCTCTCCTCTTCCTTGCTTCAAGTAAGCTTCTCGCGACATGCCCCGAACGTTGCTTGTCGGTTCTCCAAATGTTTCTTGGCGACAGTGGATCGTTGACGCTGCCCCGTCCCCAAACGTTCTCTGCCTCGATCCCGCCGACACCGATTTTGGACTCCCCGCAAGACTCACGCTGTTCACCGGCGAAAAGGTCGTCAAATGGCGATTCTTCGGCGGCCTGAGCGCCCTTCGCTCCCCAAACAGCCTGCTCGTTTCCCTCAACGAACTGCTTCAAGACACCCCCGAAGACCTCACGATCCAACTCTTCCCCTACCGCCCCAGCCCACTGCTGCGCCAACTCACACTCCAAATCGCCCAAATCCTCCAACCCAAACACGTTCTCATCACCGACGACCTCGCCATCGACACACGAGGGTGGCCCGTCGGCCCCGAAGTCATCCCCGCCCCCAAGGGTTACCCCCCGATGGTCCGCCACGCCCAGCGCAAAGCCCGCTGGCTCAAGCTGCTCGAAGACTGCGAACCGCACCAACTCCGCATGCGCGATATCGCCATCGAAGGGGCTCGCCTGGGTTCAGGAACAGAGCTGGACCGCGCCCAATACGGAAAGCTCTCCCTCGACAACGCCCACCGCATCGAGGTTTGCGGCACTTCCCTGCTCGTCATCACCGACGAATACCCAAACGACGGACAGATCGCCCGAGCCCTCGACATCACCCACTGCAGCAAAGCCCACGTCGTCAACACATCCAGCTACGAAAACCTCGTCTGCACCTTCGCCGACGACTCCGGTGCAGAGTTCGGATTCGGAATGATCGAAAAGCTCGATTTCAAGGCCGAAATCGCCCGTATCCGCGCCACCGCCGAACCCGGCACACCCGTGCGACTGCTCAAGCTCGGTGGGCTGAAGGTCGATCTTGAGGGACGCGAACTAGGGGAAGCCAAGCCCTGGGAGGTATAACCGCCCCATGCGCCTGTACCTGGTAAGACACGCCCAAACCGAGTGGAATGCGCAAGGGCGCGCCCAGGGACACACCGACATCGAGCTCGACGCCGAGGGCCAAACCCAAGCCGAACTCCTTCAAAACGCCTTCGACGGCGTTCGCATCGCCCGAATTCTCTCAAGCGATCTCAAGCGCTGTCTCCAGACCGCTGAGCAGGTCGCAAAAGCCACCGGCGCACCCCTCATCCAAGACGCTCGCCTCCGCGAACGAGGCTTCGGAGAATGGGAAGGACTGCCGTTCGAAGACATCCTTGCTCGCCGACAAGAGTTCGAGGCGCAAGGCGGCGACCCGTTCGACCATCGCCCCCCCGGCGGCGAATCCATGCACGACGTTTGGAACAGGCTTGGCTCGTTCATCGAGCAGCATGAGTGCGAAAAGGAACCTTTAGCGGTCGTTACACACGGCGGTGCCCTCGCGATTTTCCTCGCCCAGATCATCAAAGGTTCCGGCTCCACCGCAAGGGCTTTCCGGTTTGGAAACACAGCCGTCACCGAGCTTGAAAGACACCCCGACGGTCACTATGTGCTGATCCGGTTCAACGACACGTCTCACCTGCAGGAGAAGCGTTCCATTGAAGGAAACCTTGAAGGCACGCATCG
It encodes the following:
- a CDS encoding peptidylprolyl isomerase, whose translation is MNLLTLCIWIAFSQAGGQLPAKYQPSLPEPTKVVARVDGKDITAGELMPLLWDWRANEVLEDVIQLRLIKIQAEKLQVTVSQEEIESSLAKQLESVKANLQPGQDLEAYIREQGFPRSRLYLRLHAELLLDKIVLKSFDPNRYVEISTIIVRPKSEAASDLAEAIKKAQEAYDLLKNGSKWEDVLKRYANEPEALTANGRLGWRMMGVFPKPVQEDLINIKAGDYTRPAQTQNGIQIFRLDRRGKDATGAELEDLKNQHRSEARATILEQIRKDTKIERMLGSGTGLY
- a CDS encoding histidine phosphatase family protein, whose protein sequence is MRLYLVRHAQTEWNAQGRAQGHTDIELDAEGQTQAELLQNAFDGVRIARILSSDLKRCLQTAEQVAKATGAPLIQDARLRERGFGEWEGLPFEDILARRQEFEAQGGDPFDHRPPGGESMHDVWNRLGSFIEQHECEKEPLAVVTHGGALAIFLAQIIKGSGSTARAFRFGNTAVTELERHPDGHYVLIRFNDTSHLQEKRSIEGNLEGTHR